TCCGAAGCGCTCATTCTCGCGGGAGACGCGACGCGACCGCGTTCCACGCGCGCGTTATCTTTAGAAGTTTGAACGGAAACGTTCTGATCAACGCAAGCGCGATAGCGCGCATCAATTAAAACCACAGCGCGCGTTACCGCGCAACGATTAAGCGTTCTAAAGGACAAAGCGGTTGCCGTAACAGCCTCCGCTGGGCAGATCCCGCTGGAGGAACGGATTTAAAATTCCACCGGCGCAGGATTACGGAAAGAACCGGATACCGGAGACCACCCCCTCCTCCGCGGTTGCAGCCCGTCCCGCAATTGGCCTGAAACAAGGAAGCGCGCGAGGAACTGCACGGATGACGCGAGCGGAGCGGATTTACGGCGTTATAGGTGCCTCCTGACACATTTACAACCGGCGGAACGAACGAAACCGAGAGCATCCGGTGAGCGATGCGTTTGATTTCCCGGCCGGCGTCGCCGCGTTCGCCGTGGCAAGTGCACGATCCATCAATGCCACGCCGTAAATCAGACCGTTCCCGATTGGAAGTGGGTCAAGGGCGTCGTTTCGAACGCTCTTCGGAACGGCGGGTGAGAGTTTGGTCGGCGTAGACGGCGGCGGGCGTGAATTGGTGCATATAGAGGCGTGTTTGGGAAGCCATGACGGGTTATTATGGTATGGAGGGGGAGGATCCGTGACGCGCTTCCCTGTACAGTAATGCCTCTCTAACGTGACCGGAGGGACACATCCACACATCCTTCCATACGCAGGCCCAGCCGTGTTGCCTTTATCCAGCAAAACACCCCGCTTTTCAACAGCGCTTATATGACCGCGTTGCGTGAAGTGTTTTTGGAAATGCATCGCCAGGGCTGAAGAAGCGCGCTCAATATCTGATCCTCCGCTTGCGCGATATCCCCTCCGGCTGTTGTCTTAGTCGGGTCGACAGCGCATTAATTATGATCGAGTGGTTTTTGTAAATCACAGGTGTAGGTTATGTATCGGTGACCACCGATGACCGCTAGAGCGCAGCACAGATCAATATACGAGCCCTGAGGAAACGCGGCAGTGGCTGGCATTGATCTGTAGGGGGCGCGATCGGAAAAGAACCGCAGTTAAAGacgttttctttttaactttacgttattgttttattaaaatacctCAATAGCTCAGAAGACAGAGCgagataaataaattatgcgCTAGCGCGTGCTTtggttttgtatttgtatagaGTTTTTATTGAATTAGCATTAACGacaagattattattttggctTTGGTTGCAAATCTatcaaatatttctcttttttgggGAAAATGATACACGGAATCTGTGCATAGTAAAGTTCTTGTgcataaaaagagagagaatagaaAACATAGATGCAATTCTAATTTCCTCTTCCTCATTCTGagaatttattgttttatttaaaaaaaaaaaaaaaaaaacgtgaaattATGCCTTTTAGTCAATGGGTGTGACAGAAAATCTTATATTCTAGAAAATCTAGAGTTTGTGTAAATCTAGCGGGATCGGGATGTCATGTTAATGGATAGATGGACGGACAGACGGATAGATTGAAAATACTGAAATTTCTATTGTTCTGTAATGCAATGCTTTTCTCAGAGCTTCCCTCATGAATTAGTAACATTTCCACCCACAGCtcagtgaataaatgattcagCACAAACACCGACTCACGGCTGCCTGTGTCAATAATCCCCTGAGAATGAGCCATCACTCATATCAAGTGCtatatttgtttctttgcaTCATTTGGGCTAAAAAAACTGAGTGAATGAATtagattttgatttttaaagagcACTCTGTATTTGGTTTGAAATCCATTAATGTGTGCCGCTCCACTAGATTTCCAAAAACTCTAGATTTTCTAGAATTGAAGATTTTCTCTGTCCCATCCACTGATTGAAATGCAGaatttcatgttatttatttttaataaaataacagtaaattctCAGAATGAGGAAGAGGAACTTGGAATTGCatctaaatgtttttctgttctctctcaCTTTTTTATGCCCTGATTTCCATGTAACGttttcaaatatgaataaagaacaatacaaaagaaaataaaagaaaaaaagatttatcaGATTTGTAACCAAAGCCGAAGTAATAATTTTCACAGAAGACTAGAACATCTTGTCAGTGAAtgcttatctatctatctatctatctatctatctatctatctatctatctatctatctatctatctatctatctatctgtctgtctatctatctatctatctgtctatctgtctgtctgtctgtctatctatctatcaatctatctgtctgtctgtctgtctgtttgtctatctatctgtctatctatctatatgtctgtctatctatctatctatctgtctgtctgtctatctatctatctgtctgtctgtctatctgtctgtttgtctatctatctgtctgtctgtctatctatctatcaatctatctgtctgtctgtctatctgtctgtttgtctatctatctatctatctatctatctgtctatctatctatctatctgtctgtctgtctatctgtctgtctatctatctgtctgtctgtctatctgtctgtctgtctatctatctatctatctatctatctatctatctatctatcaatctatctgtctatctatctgtctgtctatctgtctgtctatctatctatctatcaatctatctgtctgtctgtctgtctgtttgtctatctatctgtctatctatctatatgtctgtctatctatctatctatctgtctgtctgtctatctatctatctgtctgtctgtctatctgtctgtttgtctatctatctgtctgtctgtctatctatctatcaatctatctgtctgtctgtctatctgtctgtttgtctatctatctgtctatctatctatctgtctatctatctatctatctgtctgtctatctatctgtctgtctgtctatctgtctgtctgtctatctatctatctatctatctatctatctatctgtctatctgtctgtctgtctaatcATAGTATCTTGTAGGGAATCTTTTGACTTGGGCCATTAATAaatcacctagcaaccacccagaacagtCTAGAAATTCATAGTAACACCTTGGCAACTATGGCAGTGATTTTTTCCATGCAAACAAAATACAGCTCCTGTCTTCGGTCCCACAGACTCTATTAGAAAAGTATGGTTTTGTACTCTGGCAAATATTATGACGTGTGCTTTCTGAAATTTAAGAcatgttttcttttcctgtgACGTCTGTGTCTCAGTGGAATCGGACTGGAGCTGGGGTCAGGAGTTCTGGAGGCCTGCTCTTTCCCTATGGATTCGGATTCTTTTAATAGTATgtagtggagagagagagagagagaaactgaacGCCGAGGGTCTTCAGGAAGCAGTGGGAGGAGGAATAAGACATATGCTAGTGTATGCCTCATCAAGTGAAAACCAGTCTGGCAGCTGCGTCTGTATTTTGACTGTAACATAAGTTAGCAACTTCAGCGCAATCacctatctgtctgtccatctgaaAATGTGCCCTTTTACCATGGAAACCACAGTAATGTTTTCTGCAGGAGTCACTCTGTGTGGACCAGGGCATGCCCTCACAAGAGTTTTGAATGCACCGGTATGTTTTGAGTCAACCAATAAGTCGAGtttacttaaaggaacactccacttttttggaaactgGCTCGTTCTCCAGCTCCCCCAGAGTCAatgagttgagttttaccgtacTTGAATcacttttagcttagcttagcatgGATCGCacaatccaattagaccagtagcatcgcgttcaaaaatgcaaaaaatcttATCACCTTTTCTTTTCCCGCCTGCCTCAGcgcacaatataactacagaagagtcaagttttaaataggaaaaatattgaaactcttagTCATTTCTGAACGccatgctactggtctaattggatttaatgaactacgctaagctatgctaaaagtgctatcaccagacctgaagatcggctgaatggattcaaaaacacgCTGCTAGTCACACTGCTGGATTAAAACGGTcctattttgttgatttttttatttcaagattctttgacaAATTtagttttcccttcataataaaagccttcatttaaaaacggCATGTTGCGTTTACctgtgttatctttgattaataagaACGGTTGAAGAATGTTCTGCCGTTTCGTGAACTGTTTAGCAATTTGTAATTATGTTCAGTGGTGGTTCCCTCAGGACTGGACCTGTAACGAAAGGTCAATATGTGTtcaaagaacttttttttttcctgtgccgTATGGTGAAAATAGACTTTTGTGACTGCGTAGAAGTGGActtgaaaaaataaacccaCCTGTAGCGTTGACGGAGGCAATTAGCCAAAACGTCCCCTATATAGCGAGCAAAAACAGGGCTGTCTATGTTCAGACGGTGAATATGCATGTTTTGTCTTCCTGatcacgcacacagacacggTGCTCACCTGACATGACCGTACATGCCTGACACAGATTTCTTTGCCATGATACCGTGATTCATGTCGTAGTCTGTGAGATGTTTCTGAGTCAAGATGTGGGCGTGAACGGGAACCGACGATCTCATTCTCACGTCCAGCATCCTTGCAGCGTGGAAAATACCCTTTTGACTTTTTACTCTCAGGGTGattcttattatattttcagtaagCCATTTTTGACCgcagaattcattttaaataacagctaaatatgcataaattaataacagcatatttataacatttataataaattatctttttttgctatttgaacagaataatttataataatacatacatatatattataatatacatttattcctttatttcagtcattcgtattttgaatttcttttatttattatgtttttatatgtatattccAGTTTCCTCTTTAATTTAAGTTagttttgtccttttttatatgtctatattagtttttatttatcagggtttttgttttagttgttttactaaaataaatgttgctatATGAAGTTAAAGTTTACgtcttattttataatttatatctcatttacattattataaaatgtatataataatgatatatatatatatacgtttatatTACAGTGTATCATCATTATACATTTCACATTAAAGTAATGAGAATTAGGGCTTTTACTATTATGGTTGGAACAGTTTGGTGGgaatatatgcataaatgtcattaaaaagcaaaatattttttcactaGTCAAAAATGATGACATCTCCTTTTGATTTGTGACTTGAAATAGAACAGTTATGTGGCTCTTAAATGGTAATGAAACGCCTCACCACCAGCGTGACCATATAAGGACGAGTTTCCTCTTCCCCTCGGCATGGAAAACACAACACTGGGGGTCAATAGAAATGAATATCAGCCgtcttgttctctctctctctctctctctcctctatgttgtctctctctctctctctctctctctctctctctctctctctctctctctctctctctctgtcatggATCATGCTCTGCTAGACATATACAATTATAGAGGAGAGGAATGCGAAGTGGAGCAAATAACGAGCTGAGACTTTGTACATCACATTTTTCTAATAAAGAGGGCTTTTTGAAAGCATAGTTTGACCAAAAGCAACATCGGTTTAGTTAGTATTTACTCTCGtgtttttttcaattcattaaagaatctttGGATAGCTCTTTGCCACATTGTGAtggatgaaattaaaattaataccATGAAAAGAGTCAGTACGAGTCACGATGCCCGAACTTATGTCTACACGAAATGTGTTAAAatcaaatgtgtaaaatgtgtggGAAAACATACTTGTAAAGCTTTTTTGTaaagtttgaaaatgaaaataaattacaatttctACATTATAAAAGTCCATTTTGGAATTacgtatatttaaatatataaacagttcACTCccaaattgctagtaaatttccaAGAAACAGCAAATGGCCTGAAAGTTTAAAGTATAATGTCTtaagtattttcttgtaaaaagtaatctaatttgttttttacagtgtaaagtttgttttgaaatcattcttatattaaatataaaatagttttattttagtataatttctATAGTttctgttaacattttaaactaaacttagttttttagtttctgttttcactttaattttagctaatttcactttaattttacataacaaatttttccttcttttttctaatttgtatatttttaggaTTATTATTTACGTATACACATCGtgttaaactaaacaaaaatgaggAATGTTGGATTGACAGCtagatgaaacaaaataaaaagtgaaattattcttaaaaaaatgtaataaaaaatacaaaagtatatgacaaaattacaaaaaagctaaaaatgtaaataaagacagaaaacgTAAAAATTCTATCTCATTCAAATAGTAATAAAGTAAAAGTAGTAAAATAGCATTGTGCTGCATCGATATACTGATTTTGTAGAATTCATGATAAAACGATTATCAAAAGTTCTGCACTGAAATgtatttgatcttatttcatttcatgaaGTTCACATTTTTTATGGTTGTCGTTTTCTAATAAGCCTGTGACACGCCCGCACGTACCCGCACAGGACGGGATGCCCAGATGAGTTCCAGCATGTCTCCCGTTACTCCTGCTGGAGAAATTAACATGCAGAGCAGCACAAAGCTCAGCGGGACTCGCAAACACGCTTGAAAGGAGCCGAGAGAGGGACACGGGGAGGGGGTAGCGCTGAGGGCCAAAGACGGTGCTGGAAAGAAAATCGACGAGGCAAGATGGAAATGTTGGAAGCCTAAAAGGGTGGTGGGAGGCCGCAGACGGGTGAGGGGGTGTACGGAGGGAGGGGCTTTAGTGCAGAGAAAAAAGGGAAGGTGAAGGAGAAGAATGCATTAGACTGAGGGAAAATAAACCAGAGAGATCTCATTCAAGACGTGAGCAGAATTCATCCAGACTGCCGTCAAACAGGTACGCCGAGCATTTTTACTAGTTTCACTGGAGCCGAGGCTACAGGTTTATGTGATGATCAGTAGAATAGGAGCTTTAATAGTGGACTAATACTGTGGCATTTTAGATGGGAACCACCCAGACGCTACTGTCGATATTGAGACTACTGGCAAACTATGATAAATCgcctaaatatttttgaagtaatcggtatacattaaaaacttttagattatttaatgtaattaattaaatatgattttaatgtaaaataagccAATGTTATGTAAGTGCGATTGAGTATTAtagtttttctaaatgtttttatatatctatttttacgtatctataaaatataaaatacattcatttaaataaatatatatttaaatcagtgtggtgttttattattatttattattttacattttccatgCAACAGTTTAACATGAAATGACGTTTGTTACAGGCTTACtatcattaactaaaactatacaaactgaaataaagataaaacttaaaacttactatatattactatagtatataactatataacttactatactatactacttactatatatatatatatatatatatatatatatatatatatatatatatatatcaaaaatctagtaatagtaaaataacaagaaaatgtctaaaacttgaactaaaagtataaaataataaaaagtaaaaaataataacaaaaaagctATAACAGTATctcaattaaaatacaattacattttgtttctgGATTTTTATGTATCTCTTTAACAACATCCTTCAAAAAAGTCTAAGTGATTCTAAGAGAAAAtgattatgttatttatatgttttttgtttgtttttgagaagTTAAGCTTAATTAAAACGAGAAATGCTGTTTTGGCAAGTagctggaataaaataaaatttatatgcagctatttttacatttggtgTATTTTATTATCTATACATTtgagttaatatttattatatttcaagtcgcaaaagatgagtttttagttttaggtaTCCCTGACAATATCTACAACAATACTTCCAGATTTTGCCCATGCGTTATTGTCAGGGCATTGGTAAGATGTTAGGAGCTGTTTCTAACGCGCTGTTATGCCATTGATAAAGTATTGCTTAGTCATTAGAGTCCCTATGAAGTTTCTTCTGGTTTATCCATGGCCTGGGTTTTCTTTCAGTCTcagttttttggtttctttcgCCAGGTATAAATAGTTAATCTGATCACTTAGTATCACCTAGCAGCAGTGACTTGTTTGGTTGTTGTTGGTCCaatctttatttatcttttaaggACTTCTCTTTCACTTTCTGGGGTTCCCACGGTAACTGTCAGCCGGTGCCTTGAGGTTCATTCCTCTGCGATGTGTGTGAGCGGAGCCCAGTGTGTGTCCCGTGTTAAAAATACATCCTCATGTTTAGTTTGACTTTAATTCTCTCCAGAAGGAACATCCAGGCTGTTTATTTGCTCACAGAGAGAGACTGCCGAAAGACGGATGGAAACagtttaaagtgacagttcacccaaaaatgataatgGGATGTTTATATGCTTACCCCCAGGGCATCCGAGATGTAGTGTTTCTTTAGTAGAACGCGATCgagatttttaactcaaactgtcgtaaaagtaaaaatcatgcacAGACAAATCTAAATTGGCTCGTGACGATACACTGATGTCTCAAGACACGAAATGATAGCTCTGTGCAAAAAACTGAACTGTATTTATCTTGCATACCCcgggggtaagcagataaacaatgcattttataatttttaaggGAACGAGAAATGATATTCGTCATATAGTTATTAGGCTTGTTTGAGATGagcaaaatataattgtatCTGATTTCATGcgattatgtatttaaattatgaatgcatatttccaGACACTACGACAGGGCCATCTCTGCGCGAGATATGTAATCgttgtaatatttctataaaaaaatgaaatacatgttTGTAGAAGAAACGGACGGTAAATACGCATTTCATATGGAATTAAACAACATGCACTTTGAGTGTCTTGTTcgtcatgtatatatatattcatgtaaaagCAACAGAACTGATATTATATCACGTTTATCAGCAGCACAGCACACGAGTGAGAATAACACCGCTGAATGATATCTGCCCTTGATCTTGTAGGTTTGATCTCGAGGCCGTCTCTCCTCGTCTCACTGCATTCGCCCACTCTAGGCTTCACTTCAGGAGAGGCCAGGAAGCCTAATATCATAActcaaaaaatgtgaaataattcaaactaaaactacaataaaaatgaatgaatcctctattgacaaaaaaaaaaaaaaaaaacgaataaaaattgggagaaactaaaataaaattaaactaaactaaaaaatgcACTCAcgacaataacaaaaaaaaaaactataataatatctcaatttaaaaaatatatatatttatgtatgtttgtttatttcattataaaaacattatttaaattttttttttttttaacaaaacgaATGATGATAATGACATCAATCAGCTATTTTATTAAGGGACTTTAACCTcactactttttatttaaaactattttcttatctactttatttataataattttttgttattacattaaaaaagttcTTATTTTAGTCCGTCTATCTACCTATGTATCTTATGTTCTTTAATTTGCTCTTATGTCCTGTTTAATTGCTTCCTGAATGAATGGAGCTCTAAATGAAACTTCATCTGTTTCAGGATCAAGATGTTGCAGGTGTCCAAGGTCAtgtccctcctcctcctcctcctctgtgcGATGGAGCTCGTCTTCGCCACATCCGTCAGTCCTTCACTGCGTCCGCCTCCTCTCACGCGCGTCCGTATCATTGAAGTGGAAGACGACTACGACGAAGAAAGTTCGAAGACGACGCACGCGCCCCGGTCTCCAGGGGTCGCGACCTCTCGCGTGATCCGCAGACCTTGCGATTACGACCCCTGCGTGGTTCAAACGACCCCTTGCGACCAGATTTCGGCCCAGACGGGCTGCCTCTGTCCCGGGCTGACGGGGCCGGAGGAGAGGCCCGAGCCTCCGGAGCTCCGGGAGGTGAAGCAGGACGGATCCGGGGAGGTGTTAGTCCGGTGGTGCGCTCCTCGCTCCACCGTCACGCATTACGAGATCACGCTGAAAGGCGAACACAAGCAGCTGGTTTTCGGAGAACATTTAAGAAAGGGCGCCGTTCCCGGACTGAGAGTCGGGGAGACCGTGTGCGTGGCGGCCGGGAATCAAGCGGGACTCAGTGAGAAGTCGTGCGCTCGGTATGAGCCGCCGCAGCCCGACCGGGCCGCTCTGAGCGCAGGGATCATCGGCGGGAGCGTCGGACTCCTGCTGCTGCTCTCGGCGGGAGCCGTTGTGCTCTGGAGGCGAAAGACGTGTCGGAAAGGCAGGATGGGAGATGCGGAGGGCCTCGAAATCCTTCATACACCAATGACGGAGCGCTGTGATGAGGAAACAAATACATGGAGTACGAAACAAGCTGCAAAGACACTGAGTTTTAGTGCACTATTAATCAAAAACTGgaataaatatgtgtatgtatgtatgtaattatgtatatatgaccACAAAAGCTTATAGCGCTCTTATATTTGTAgcaaatagccaaaaatacattgtatgaggcaaaattatacatttttctttcatgccatgattagaatattaagtaaagatcatgtttcatgaagatattttgtaaatttactactaattttaaatatattacatttttttattagtaatatgcaattCTAAGAACTTCAAATGCAattttgtcaggtttttttttttttgcacctcagattacatattttcaaatagccAAATATTGTATATCctattctaacaaaccataaatcaatacaaagcttatttattcagctttcatgtgatgtataaatctcGATTTTGAAAAATTCACCCTTATgcttggttttgtggtccaaggtcacatatatacgtgtacatacatataaacttaattattccaaacttctGGCCAGTAGTGCATAAAGTGGACAGTTATTGTGCACCTGACTGAAAATAATGTTCTCTGTTTTGGGCTCACTACTAAACTGCTGTGATTGGCTCAGAATTGTTTGTATTGTTAGATTGTGAGTGGTTTGAATGTTTAAAGTCAACGTGCAATCAAATCTCTTTACTTTCATAATTCACATTGGCGCTCTTAATGTGAGCTATTCATCGGTGCACGCTGGTCGGGGGAAAATAATATATGcatctttcataaaaaaaaaaaaaaaaagatctctcCACTTCTGACAAGACTTTCCAAAAGTCATGATCTTTTTCAAAAGTGAATGcattcaaatacaaatacactcATTACTTCAGTTCCTCGTGGACACAATGGCATATATGTACAGTTTTtaacaactaaatataattttcactCAAATGCATCACATTATGGAAGTCAAATTTGCTTTGATTGTGAGTTTTTGCTGACTTTAGCACTACTAATTGTTCTACGGCACTTAGGAAGCCTGGAGCTTCATTAAGCTAGACAGGGTTTTTATAAAGTATCTGTTGTACAGCTACTTTTACTTAGAGAGTTTGGGAGtaactattttaaagatcattgatattatttttaacaataaagatattttaattgcttttacttGACCgagttgttttttattcatacatgaataaatgcatgcttgCACGACTGTTATTCGGATTGAAGAAGTGGTTGCTCTCGCAGTGTATTTGTTACGTATGCTTCCAGTAGATACGAGTAAGGTCATTCTCTGGTAGCTTGGCAGGAACTACGTCTAATCTGATGAAGTGGCATCATTGAGCAACGATGAATCGAGCGTTTCAGAGACAGTATTTTTCCATCCAGCTTTGTCAATCATTCCTTCCCATTGCTACCTACTAATCTCAGTTTATTGCCGGTATACGAGTGATACTTGCCTGCAGCACACGCACAGAGTGTTGTTTTCTTGGCAAAAGGGAGTGGTATTTATTACTCAGAAGTCGCAGCATAGATACgtatgatgaaataaatatattatataatatacctTCACCAATAATACCGTATAAATGCAATGCACTCACTGAAGCATCTGTAAAGATCAAGAGTAAAGAGCATGCTAATTTCAGCCCAAAACCAGCCTGCACTGGTCTGGATATCAGGGCCATGACTAATATGACCTGAATAAGATATTTAAAGCAACGTATTGATATAATTAGTCAATCTGTATGGTGTCTGTTGTGTTAATTAGGACTAAGTAAATTCCTCTTTGTCATCTGAATATCGTTTGCATTAATAAACTGTAATAGTTTGAGGAGGCATGCTTGCTCTCTGAGCACAGAAACAAAGCATTCAGGCTGGAGTTTAACTGGATCACAAGTCAAAAGGAggttcatttaataaaaaaagacaacaaataaaaaaaattccttacACAGCATGGAACCAAGAGGGAAAGTTAATTTACTGCCACTGCCCTCTTTGACTGGATGACTAATATTCAGAACATAGTTGAGCATGAGAAGacaaaaacttgtttaaaaactgaattGTCTTCTGCAGAGCTgtttttgaagtcattttatACTTGATTATCCTTTTAACATTTGCACTTGCACAACAACAGAACAACAGCACTGAATCTAAACTGTGCTGAATAATGACATTATcacaatgaacaaataaacataatatatattactacataGACCTTTAAATAGGTTACTATATAATAGTCTACTTACTCACATATAGGCTACTACAATTTAACAGATGAAATTTGAGATGAATCAGATCTGTTTGGGTTCTAAAGCTGTACTATTAAGCGCATCAATAATTCAAGACAGAAAGCCACTTTTAATGTGTGTTGTTTattaagacttttattttgaagagccGTCCGTG
The genomic region above belongs to Puntigrus tetrazona isolate hp1 chromosome 14, ASM1883169v1, whole genome shotgun sequence and contains:
- the si:ch1073-303k11.2 gene encoding leucine-rich repeat neuronal protein 4 gives rise to the protein MLQVSKVMSLLLLLLCAMELVFATSVSPSLRPPPLTRVRIIEVEDDYDEESSKTTHAPRSPGVATSRVIRRPCDYDPCVVQTTPCDQISAQTGCLCPGLTGPEERPEPPELREVKQDGSGEVLVRWCAPRSTVTHYEITLKGEHKQLVFGEHLRKGAVPGLRVGETVCVAAGNQAGLSEKSCARYEPPQPDRAALSAGIIGGSVGLLLLLSAGAVVLWRRKTCRKGRMGDAEGLEILHTPMTERCDEETNTWSTKQAAKTLSFSALLIKNWNKYVYVCM